Proteins found in one Mucilaginibacter gracilis genomic segment:
- the creD gene encoding cell envelope integrity protein CreD: protein MIQEIQNEKPNYWAKDSVIVKLSVIAALILLLLIPSQWIQSLISEREKTQDEVLNDVSDKWSGSQLIQGPVLVIPYQKEVRVLDSNKKEIVRRETQTLYVLPQNMQIKANINTDTLHRGLFRAVVYNSKIWVQGNFGKPELEKAGIDPAAVNYDKVRLIFSVSDLKGLKSNPVIQLNNQKLNVEPTFNGKSPFDDGLQVSFTLPKDQEITFSFSLDLKGSNELNFMHTAKTTDVEVTSNWVTPSFDGRYLPDTRAVTKSGFNAKWRMLYYNRPFPQQWINDDSVLKNDKATDNATFGVKLRLPVDQYQKTIRTTKYSTLIILLTFVSLFFTELIRKQRVHVFNYILIGAAMVIYYTLLLSFSEQVGYNVAYLIASVATITLISLFTSSLLQNRQMALLFGFILTTFYGFTFIIIQLEDLSLMIGSILLFIIITLLMYFSRKINWEKQ from the coding sequence ATGATACAAGAAATACAAAACGAAAAGCCAAACTATTGGGCAAAAGATTCGGTAATAGTAAAATTATCTGTTATAGCCGCGCTTATTCTGCTGCTGCTGATACCATCGCAATGGATACAAAGCCTTATCAGCGAACGCGAAAAAACGCAGGATGAGGTACTGAATGACGTATCCGACAAATGGTCGGGCAGCCAGTTGATACAGGGGCCGGTGTTGGTTATACCTTATCAAAAAGAAGTGAGGGTACTGGATAGCAACAAGAAAGAAATTGTAAGGCGAGAAACCCAAACCCTTTATGTGCTGCCGCAAAACATGCAAATAAAGGCCAACATCAATACCGATACTTTGCACCGCGGCTTGTTTAGGGCGGTTGTTTACAACTCAAAAATATGGGTACAAGGCAATTTTGGTAAGCCGGAACTGGAAAAAGCCGGCATTGACCCTGCCGCTGTTAACTATGATAAAGTGAGGCTGATTTTTAGTGTGTCGGACTTGAAGGGTTTAAAAAGCAACCCCGTTATACAGCTTAACAATCAAAAACTAAACGTTGAGCCAACTTTTAACGGCAAAAGCCCTTTTGACGACGGCTTGCAGGTGAGTTTTACTTTGCCTAAAGACCAGGAGATTACCTTTAGTTTTAGCCTCGACTTAAAAGGCAGCAACGAACTCAATTTTATGCATACCGCCAAAACAACCGATGTTGAGGTTACAAGCAATTGGGTAACCCCAAGTTTTGATGGCCGTTACCTGCCCGATACCCGCGCGGTTACCAAAAGCGGCTTTAACGCCAAGTGGCGCATGCTTTACTACAACAGGCCCTTCCCACAGCAGTGGATTAACGATGATAGTGTGCTAAAGAACGATAAAGCGACTGACAATGCAACCTTTGGCGTAAAACTGCGCCTGCCGGTTGACCAATATCAAAAAACTATACGCACTACCAAGTACTCAACCCTTATTATTTTACTCACGTTTGTATCGCTGTTTTTTACCGAATTGATACGTAAACAACGCGTGCATGTTTTTAACTACATCCTGATAGGTGCGGCTATGGTTATTTACTATACTCTTTTGCTATCGTTTTCGGAACAGGTGGGTTATAATGTGGCATACCTAATTGCATCGGTGGCAACTATAACTTTAATATCGCTATTTACATCATCGTTGCTTCAAAACAGACAAATGGCTTTGCTGTTCGGTTTTATACTAACCACATTTTATGGCTTTACGTTTATCATTATACAGCTCGAAGATTTATCCTTAATGATAGGCAGCATTTTGCTATTCATCATTATAACATTGTTAATGTACTTTAGTCGGAAGATAAACTGGGAAAAACAATAA
- the rlmD gene encoding 23S rRNA (uracil(1939)-C(5))-methyltransferase RlmD, producing MGRRTAFTKKVIENVTIIDIADEGKGIGKADELVLFVEKAIPGDVVDVDIYKKKKNFAEGKIEKLITPSQYRTEAFCEHFGVCGGCKWQHMEYEAQLLYKQKSVTDSLQRLAKIELHGMVPILPSAQTVYYRNKLEYTFSNKRWLYDGENREDDIDMKALGFHVPGRFDKILEINHCYLQADPSNQIRNRIGDYARQNFLGFYDLRAHEGALRNLIIRTSATTGELMVIVVFAYAAQEEIDGLMAFVAQEFPQISSLLYIINQKKNDTIFDQDVIAYRGPEYIHEEMPAGDKVIRFRIGAKSFYQTNSLQALNLYQITRDFAGFKGHELVYDLYTGAGTIANFIAGMVKQVIGVEYVPQAIEDAKINSAINNIGNTKFFAGDMKDVLVADFVAEHGKPDVIITDPPRAGMHPDVVNRLMEIEAEKIVYVSCNAATQARDLIVLKEKYDVMKIQPVDMFPHTQHVENVVLLVLRTQPIV from the coding sequence ATGGGGAGAAGAACTGCATTTACTAAAAAGGTTATAGAGAACGTTACCATTATTGATATTGCCGATGAAGGTAAGGGCATTGGCAAGGCCGATGAACTGGTACTTTTTGTTGAAAAGGCTATCCCCGGCGATGTGGTGGATGTTGACATTTACAAAAAGAAAAAGAACTTTGCCGAAGGCAAAATTGAAAAACTAATTACACCATCGCAATACCGCACCGAAGCATTTTGCGAACATTTTGGCGTGTGCGGTGGTTGCAAATGGCAGCACATGGAGTACGAGGCGCAATTGCTTTACAAGCAAAAATCGGTAACGGATTCGCTGCAACGCCTGGCTAAAATTGAATTGCATGGCATGGTTCCTATTTTACCGTCAGCCCAAACGGTTTATTACCGCAACAAGCTTGAGTATACCTTTAGCAACAAACGCTGGCTTTATGATGGCGAAAACCGCGAAGACGATATAGATATGAAAGCACTGGGTTTCCACGTTCCCGGCCGTTTTGATAAGATACTGGAGATAAACCACTGCTACCTGCAAGCCGACCCATCAAACCAGATACGTAACCGCATTGGCGATTATGCCCGCCAAAACTTTTTAGGCTTTTACGATTTGCGCGCACATGAGGGTGCTTTGCGTAACCTTATTATACGCACATCGGCAACCACGGGCGAATTGATGGTAATTGTTGTTTTTGCCTATGCCGCGCAGGAAGAAATTGATGGCCTGATGGCTTTTGTGGCTCAGGAATTTCCGCAAATATCGTCGCTGCTTTATATCATTAATCAAAAAAAGAACGATACCATTTTTGATCAGGATGTTATTGCCTATCGCGGCCCGGAGTATATCCATGAGGAGATGCCAGCCGGCGATAAGGTGATCCGTTTCCGGATTGGGGCAAAATCGTTTTATCAAACTAATTCGCTACAGGCACTTAACCTGTACCAGATAACGCGTGATTTTGCTGGTTTTAAGGGCCACGAACTAGTTTACGATTTGTACACCGGTGCCGGTACCATAGCCAACTTTATAGCCGGAATGGTTAAACAGGTTATTGGCGTTGAGTATGTGCCACAGGCTATTGAGGATGCTAAAATTAATTCGGCAATTAACAACATTGGCAACACCAAATTTTTTGCCGGTGATATGAAAGATGTTTTGGTTGCCGATTTTGTTGCAGAACACGGTAAACCCGACGTGATTATTACCGACCCGCCTCGCGCAGGTATGCACCCCGACGTGGTGAACAGGTTGATGGAAATAGAAGCCGAAAAAATTGTTTACGTAAGCTGCAACGCCGCAACACAGGCGCGCGATTTAATTGTGCTTAAAGAAAAATATGATGTAATGAAAATACAACCTGTAGACATGTTTCCGCATACACAGCACGTGGAAAATGTGGTTTTACTGGTGCTGCGTACACAGCCAATTGTATAG